In Bacillus rossius redtenbacheri isolate Brsri chromosome 9 unlocalized genomic scaffold, Brsri_v3 Brsri_v3_scf9_2, whole genome shotgun sequence, one DNA window encodes the following:
- the LOC134543117 gene encoding uncharacterized protein LOC134543117 isoform X1, which produces MTVIGKNEISLYDEDKEVTGSYVSSPPMQGLTITSSTSGAVDLISVLKSNHIASKAKYARDAERGFGARVEAARRQYFASPSCVGVADTSRANNSSEESSFRSPEPKRRCMTQNDNEVSSLLQQLLDVEHEHLQLEKQRLEFDRMIGTQLLALVPMVGSILQNHFLSQQRGQQGPSSPPSPPPGDPPSTPHDGDAFPVSSSLPEGNDRKDDASDESDAESLSECSYGESPPTPPELAFEVCSNPPVAYESRDCEAEKV; this is translated from the exons CTCGTTGTACGACGAGGACAAAGAAGTGACGGGCAGCTATGTGTCGTCGCCGCCCATGCAGGGCCTCACCATCACGTCCTCGACGTCGGGGGCCGTGGACCTGATATCGGTGCTCAAGTCCAACCACATCGCGTCGAAGGCCAAGTACGCTCGCGACGCGGAGCGTGGGTTCGGGGCACGCGTGGAGGCAGCGAGACGGCAGTACTTCGCGTCTCCGTCCTGTGTTGGCGTTGCAGACACCTCCCGAGCCAACAATAGCTCCGAGGAGTCCAGTTTCAGGAGCCCGGAGCCGAAGAGGAGATGCATGACACAGAACGACAATG AAGTGTCCAGCCTGCTCCAGCAGCTGCTGGATGTGGAACACGAGCACTTGCAGCTGGAGAAGCAGCGGCTGGAGTTCGACCGCATGATCGGCACGCAGCTGCTAGCCTTGGTGCCCATGGTGGGCAGCATCCTGCAGAACCACTTCCTGTCCCAGCAGCGGGGGCAGCAGGGCCCCTCCTCCCCGCCCTCCCCGCCCCCGGGAGACCCTCCCTCCACCCCGCACGACGGGGACGCCTTCCCCGTCAGCAGCTCTCTGCCCGAGGGCAACGACCGCAAGGACGATGCCAGCGACGAGTCGGACGCAGAGTCCTTGTCCGAGTGCTCGTACGGCGAGTCGCCCCCCACTCCCCCCGAGCTGGCCTTCGAGGTCTGCTCGAACCCGCCCGTCGCTTACGAGAGCCGT
- the LOC134543117 gene encoding uncharacterized protein LOC134543117 isoform X3: protein MQGLTITSSTSGAVDLISVLKSNHIASKAKYARDAERGFGARVEAARRQYFASPSCVGVADTSRANNSSEESSFRSPEPKRRCMTQNDNEVSSLLQQLLDVEHEHLQLEKQRLEFDRMIGTQLLALVPMVGSILQNHFLSQQRGQQGPSSPPSPPPGDPPSTPHDGDAFPVSSSLPEGNDRKDDASDESDAESLSECSYGESPPTPPELAFEVCSNPPVAYESRDCEAEKV from the exons ATGCAGGGCCTCACCATCACGTCCTCGACGTCGGGGGCCGTGGACCTGATATCGGTGCTCAAGTCCAACCACATCGCGTCGAAGGCCAAGTACGCTCGCGACGCGGAGCGTGGGTTCGGGGCACGCGTGGAGGCAGCGAGACGGCAGTACTTCGCGTCTCCGTCCTGTGTTGGCGTTGCAGACACCTCCCGAGCCAACAATAGCTCCGAGGAGTCCAGTTTCAGGAGCCCGGAGCCGAAGAGGAGATGCATGACACAGAACGACAATG AAGTGTCCAGCCTGCTCCAGCAGCTGCTGGATGTGGAACACGAGCACTTGCAGCTGGAGAAGCAGCGGCTGGAGTTCGACCGCATGATCGGCACGCAGCTGCTAGCCTTGGTGCCCATGGTGGGCAGCATCCTGCAGAACCACTTCCTGTCCCAGCAGCGGGGGCAGCAGGGCCCCTCCTCCCCGCCCTCCCCGCCCCCGGGAGACCCTCCCTCCACCCCGCACGACGGGGACGCCTTCCCCGTCAGCAGCTCTCTGCCCGAGGGCAACGACCGCAAGGACGATGCCAGCGACGAGTCGGACGCAGAGTCCTTGTCCGAGTGCTCGTACGGCGAGTCGCCCCCCACTCCCCCCGAGCTGGCCTTCGAGGTCTGCTCGAACCCGCCCGTCGCTTACGAGAGCCGT